The following are encoded together in the Variovorax sp. PBS-H4 genome:
- a CDS encoding class I adenylate-forming enzyme family protein, whose protein sequence is MTSFSPGPGPATTRIHHLLDGWVHTQPHALALKDADLALSYLDLKEASESAARQLSELQVRAGDRVLVVGENCVAVGVLVLALSRLDAWSIVVNARLSAREIDTFIAHAGARRVIYTCHVSADAQKHAHRHGAVAQAWNGVGTLWVGPLAGDVSPEPCAPAGQEQVASLIYTSGTSGAPKGVMLTHANLIFAAGSARDIRGLGPGDLLYGVLPMAHVVGLSTQFLGCIASGAALLLEARFSPAALAHALSQQGVTAFTGVPAMFAKLLDWAREKGQPLQAPALRFVCVVGSPLTPSLKADVEAALGLPLHNGYGLTETAPTVAQTRSEDPRQDCTVGFPLPGVQARVVDAASGAERASGEIGELRVRGPNLMKGYYRNEALTREVIDAEGWFNTGDMARRDADGALHIVGRSKELIIRSGFNVYPVEVEQVLNSHPAVVQSAVVGRTVEHNEEVVAFVELVSDAQPGEEAMRQYLRERLSPYKVPSEIRFLAQLPAAPTGKILKNELKTLASQRLE, encoded by the coding sequence ATGACAAGTTTTTCTCCCGGCCCCGGCCCGGCCACCACGCGCATCCACCACCTGCTCGACGGCTGGGTGCACACACAGCCTCATGCGCTGGCGCTGAAGGACGCCGATCTCGCGCTCAGCTACCTGGACCTGAAGGAAGCCTCGGAATCGGCCGCCCGCCAGTTGTCCGAGCTGCAGGTGCGAGCCGGCGACCGCGTGCTGGTGGTGGGCGAGAACTGCGTGGCCGTGGGCGTGCTGGTGCTGGCCCTCAGCCGGCTCGACGCCTGGTCGATCGTCGTCAACGCGCGGCTGTCGGCGCGCGAAATCGACACCTTCATCGCGCACGCCGGCGCCCGCCGCGTGATCTACACCTGCCACGTCTCGGCCGATGCGCAGAAGCATGCGCACCGCCACGGCGCCGTGGCGCAGGCCTGGAACGGGGTCGGCACGCTCTGGGTCGGCCCGCTGGCCGGCGATGTGAGCCCTGAGCCTTGCGCGCCGGCGGGGCAGGAGCAGGTGGCCTCCCTCATCTACACCTCGGGCACCTCGGGCGCGCCGAAAGGCGTGATGCTCACGCACGCCAACCTGATTTTCGCCGCGGGCAGTGCGCGCGACATCCGTGGCCTCGGCCCCGGCGACCTGCTCTACGGCGTGCTCCCGATGGCCCACGTGGTGGGCCTTTCGACCCAGTTCCTCGGCTGCATCGCGAGCGGGGCGGCGTTGCTGCTGGAGGCGCGCTTCTCGCCGGCCGCCCTGGCGCACGCGCTATCGCAGCAGGGCGTGACTGCCTTCACTGGCGTGCCGGCCATGTTCGCCAAGCTGCTGGACTGGGCGCGCGAGAAGGGACAGCCGCTGCAAGCGCCGGCCCTGCGCTTCGTGTGCGTGGTCGGCTCGCCGCTCACGCCCAGTCTGAAGGCCGATGTCGAGGCTGCGCTCGGGCTGCCGCTGCACAACGGCTACGGCCTGACCGAGACCGCACCCACGGTGGCACAGACCCGCAGCGAGGACCCGCGGCAGGACTGCACCGTCGGCTTCCCGCTGCCCGGCGTGCAGGCGCGCGTCGTGGACGCAGCCTCGGGTGCCGAGCGGGCCAGCGGCGAGATCGGCGAGCTGCGGGTGCGCGGCCCCAACCTCATGAAAGGCTACTACCGCAACGAGGCGCTCACGCGCGAGGTGATCGACGCGGAGGGCTGGTTCAACACCGGGGACATGGCGCGCCGCGATGCCGACGGCGCGCTGCACATCGTCGGGCGCAGCAAGGAGTTGATCATTCGCTCGGGCTTCAACGTCTATCCCGTGGAGGTCGAGCAGGTGCTCAACAGCCATCCCGCCGTGGTGCAGTCGGCAGTGGTCGGGCGCACGGTGGAGCACAACGAGGAGGTGGTCGCCTTCGTCGAGCTGGTGTCGGACGCGCAGCCTGGCGAGGAGGCGATGCGCCAGTACCTGCGCGAGCGGCTGTCGCCCTACAAGGTGCCCAGCGAGATCCGCTTCCTCGCCCAGCTGCCGGCCGCACCCACCGGCAAGATCCTGAAGAACGAACTGAAAACCCTGGCTTCGCAGCGACTGGAATGA
- a CDS encoding NAD(P)H-dependent flavin oxidoreductase — protein sequence MALPALLKDKLTLPLIGSPLFIISNPDLVLAQCLAGVVGSFPALNARPKELLDEWLAHITATLDAARAAEPARRVAPFAVNQIIHPSNDRLDHDMDLCVKHRVPIVITSLSAPTDYVAPVHAYGGLVFHDVTNIKHAQKALAAGVDGLILVCAGAGGHAGTMSPFALVAEVRRFFDGPIALSGSITSGAHVAAALAMGADLAYVGTRFIATPEANAQDAYKQMIVDSAAAEVTYTPLFTGVHGNYLTRSIAAAGLDPAQLPTADKTSMNFGAKRVKPWKDVWGAGQGVGNIDEVLPTAELVRRMTREYRGALAQMAA from the coding sequence ATGGCACTACCCGCACTGCTCAAAGACAAGCTCACGCTGCCGCTGATCGGCTCGCCGCTGTTCATCATTTCCAATCCCGATCTTGTGCTGGCCCAGTGCCTGGCCGGCGTGGTGGGCTCGTTCCCGGCGCTCAACGCGCGACCGAAGGAACTGCTGGACGAATGGCTCGCGCACATCACGGCGACGCTGGACGCGGCGCGCGCAGCCGAGCCGGCGCGCCGCGTTGCGCCGTTCGCGGTCAACCAGATCATCCATCCGTCGAACGACCGCCTCGACCACGACATGGACCTGTGCGTCAAGCACCGCGTGCCGATCGTCATCACCAGCCTGTCCGCGCCCACCGACTACGTGGCGCCGGTACATGCCTACGGGGGGCTGGTCTTTCACGATGTCACCAACATCAAGCATGCGCAGAAGGCGCTCGCGGCGGGAGTCGACGGCCTGATCCTGGTGTGCGCGGGGGCGGGTGGCCATGCCGGCACCATGAGTCCCTTCGCGCTCGTGGCCGAGGTGCGGCGCTTCTTCGACGGGCCGATCGCGCTGTCGGGCTCGATCACGTCGGGCGCGCACGTGGCCGCCGCCCTGGCGATGGGCGCCGACCTTGCCTACGTCGGCACGCGCTTCATTGCCACGCCCGAGGCCAATGCGCAGGACGCCTACAAGCAGATGATCGTCGACAGCGCCGCGGCCGAAGTGACCTACACGCCGCTCTTCACCGGCGTACACGGCAACTACCTCACGCGAAGCATTGCAGCCGCCGGGCTGGACCCCGCGCAGCTGCCGACCGCCGACAAGACATCGATGAACTTCGGCGCCAAGCGCGTCAAGCCCTGGAAGGACGTCTGGGGCGCGGGGCAGGGCGTGGGCAACATCGACGAAGTGCTGCCCACGGCAGAGCTGGTCCGGCGCATGACGCGCGAGTACCGCGGGGCCCTGGCGCAGATGGCGGCCTGA
- a CDS encoding SDR family oxidoreductase: protein MSDKKAILVIGAGDATGGAIARRFAREGYIACVTRRQADKLQPLVDQIKAEGGQAHGFGSDARKEEEMVALVEQIEREIAPIEVAVFNIGANVRFGITETTARVYHKVWEMACFGGFLMGREVAKAMLPRGRGTIIFTGATASLRGRDGYAAFAGAKHALRALAQSMARELWPKGIHVAHPVIDGAIDTEFIRTTFPERYALKEQDGILQPGSIADAYWQIHKQPRDAWTHETELRPWLESW from the coding sequence ATGAGCGACAAGAAAGCCATCCTCGTCATCGGCGCCGGCGACGCCACGGGCGGTGCCATCGCGCGCCGCTTCGCCCGCGAGGGCTACATCGCCTGCGTGACCCGGCGCCAGGCCGACAAGCTGCAGCCGCTGGTCGACCAGATCAAGGCCGAAGGCGGGCAGGCGCACGGCTTCGGCAGCGATGCGCGCAAGGAGGAAGAAATGGTCGCGCTGGTCGAGCAGATCGAACGCGAGATCGCGCCCATCGAAGTGGCGGTGTTCAACATCGGCGCCAACGTGCGCTTCGGCATCACCGAGACCACCGCCCGCGTTTACCACAAGGTGTGGGAGATGGCCTGTTTCGGCGGCTTCCTGATGGGACGCGAGGTCGCGAAGGCGATGCTGCCGCGCGGCCGCGGCACCATCATATTCACCGGCGCCACCGCCAGCCTGCGCGGACGCGACGGCTACGCCGCCTTCGCGGGCGCCAAGCACGCGCTGCGCGCGCTGGCGCAGAGCATGGCGCGCGAGCTGTGGCCCAAGGGCATCCACGTGGCACATCCGGTGATCGACGGCGCCATCGACACCGAGTTCATCCGCACCACCTTTCCCGAGCGCTATGCGCTGAAGGAGCAGGACGGCATCTTGCAGCCCGGCAGCATCGCCGACGCGTACTGGCAGATCCACAAGCAGCCACGCGACGCCTGGACGCACGAGACCGAGCTGCGGCCCTGGCTGGAAAGCTGGTGA
- a CDS encoding 2-hydroxychromene-2-carboxylate isomerase, with amino-acid sequence MTVPSVQFLFDFGSPNAYLCHRVIPAIEARTGVKVEYVPVLLGGIFKLSGNRSPAEAFAGIPNKRAYEQLELKRFVAKHGLDRYRHNPHWPVNTLQIMRGAVAAQKQGCFERYVEAVYVAMWEEGRNMEDAEVIVRTLTEAGLDGQRLYAGTQDPDVKGTLMANTQAAFERGAFGSPTFFVGDEIFFGKDRLREVEEEIVRQRAAT; translated from the coding sequence ATGACAGTCCCCTCCGTTCAGTTCCTGTTCGACTTCGGCAGCCCCAATGCGTACCTGTGCCACCGCGTGATCCCCGCGATCGAGGCGCGTACCGGCGTGAAGGTCGAGTACGTTCCCGTCCTGCTGGGCGGCATCTTCAAGCTCAGCGGCAACCGTTCGCCGGCCGAGGCCTTTGCAGGCATTCCGAACAAGCGCGCGTACGAGCAGCTGGAGCTCAAGCGCTTCGTGGCGAAGCACGGGCTGGATCGCTACCGGCACAACCCGCATTGGCCGGTGAACACCTTGCAGATCATGCGCGGCGCCGTGGCCGCGCAGAAGCAGGGCTGCTTCGAGCGCTACGTCGAGGCCGTCTACGTGGCGATGTGGGAGGAGGGCCGCAACATGGAAGACGCCGAGGTCATCGTGCGCACGCTGACAGAGGCGGGCCTCGACGGCCAGCGCCTTTACGCCGGCACGCAGGACCCGGACGTGAAGGGCACGCTCATGGCCAACACCCAGGCCGCCTTCGAGCGCGGCGCCTTCGGCTCGCCGACCTTCTTCGTCGGCGACGAGATCTTCTTCGGCAAGGACCGCCTGCGCGAGGTCGAGGAAGAGATCGTCCGCCAGCGCGCCGCCACCTAG
- a CDS encoding Bug family tripartite tricarboxylate transporter substrate binding protein: MNRRELMRAMGVLALAHPSAVPLAFAGEDPAAYPKRPVRVMIGFAPGGSTDAPMRVLAEAVSKILRQPVVIENKPGAAGVIPTQVLQAAAPDGYTLAIAPSGVYRLPYTTDLKWNPATDLSYVIGLSGYAFGTVVPASSPFHSLADYIAYAKSNPELLTYSSPGVGTTNHLTMEQFSRAVGVKLNHVPYKGSAESLQALLAGHVQSAAETSAWVPYVESGKLRLLAVWSATRMPRFPEVPTLKELGIDIVQTSPWGLVAPRGTPQKIQARLHDAFKQAMDLPAFKEALARFDMEPAYRDPVQYQRFAVESMKREKEILDTLGLSRK, from the coding sequence ATGAACAGACGTGAGCTCATGCGAGCCATGGGCGTGCTCGCCCTCGCACATCCTTCGGCCGTTCCGCTGGCATTCGCCGGGGAAGATCCTGCCGCCTATCCCAAACGCCCTGTTCGCGTGATGATCGGCTTCGCGCCCGGTGGGTCGACCGACGCGCCGATGCGCGTGCTCGCCGAAGCCGTCTCGAAGATCCTGCGGCAGCCCGTGGTCATCGAGAACAAGCCGGGCGCGGCCGGCGTGATCCCGACCCAAGTGCTGCAGGCCGCCGCGCCCGACGGCTACACGCTGGCGATCGCTCCGTCGGGCGTCTACCGGCTGCCGTACACGACCGATCTCAAGTGGAATCCCGCCACCGATCTCAGCTACGTGATCGGCCTGAGCGGCTATGCGTTCGGCACCGTGGTCCCGGCTTCCTCGCCGTTTCACAGCCTGGCCGATTACATCGCGTACGCCAAGTCCAACCCCGAGCTGCTCACCTACAGCAGCCCCGGCGTGGGGACCACCAACCACCTGACGATGGAGCAGTTCTCGCGTGCCGTCGGCGTGAAGCTCAACCACGTACCGTACAAGGGCTCGGCCGAATCGCTGCAGGCGTTGCTGGCCGGCCACGTGCAGTCGGCCGCCGAGACGTCTGCCTGGGTCCCGTACGTCGAAAGCGGCAAGCTGCGCCTCCTCGCCGTGTGGAGCGCCACGCGCATGCCGCGCTTCCCGGAAGTGCCGACCCTGAAGGAGCTGGGCATCGACATCGTCCAGACCTCGCCCTGGGGCCTGGTCGCGCCGAGGGGCACGCCACAGAAGATCCAGGCGCGCCTGCACGATGCCTTCAAGCAGGCGATGGACTTGCCCGCCTTCAAGGAGGCGCTTGCGCGCTTCGACATGGAACCCGCCTATCGCGACCCGGTGCAGTACCAGCGCTTCGCTGTCGAATCGATGAAGCGCGAGAAAGAAATCCTCGACACCCTCGGGCTGAGCCGCAAGTAG
- a CDS encoding Bug family tripartite tricarboxylate transporter substrate binding protein: MKTTRRFLGAAAIAALYTVGGPAATAWAQDASNFPTRPIKIMLGFPPGGSTDSPMRVLAEDASKILKQPVVIENKPGAAGLMPAQLLQGAQPDGYTVGVIPANLFRLPYTGTINWNPATDLRYVIGLTSFVYGIVVPAASQIKTMDDYVAYAKAHPGELTYATPGAYLAQHLAMEQVARIKNIKLSHVPYKGTSESLQAVVGEHVMSAAETSGWGPYVESGKLRLLVTFGEKRMSRFPDVPTLKEAGIDIPPPSAAWGLAVPKNTPPAVVSKLHDAFKQAMEQPGFRNALAQYYMEPAYMSSARYQQFAAESTQREKQMLDAIGFVREK; the protein is encoded by the coding sequence ATGAAGACGACACGGCGATTCTTGGGAGCCGCGGCCATCGCGGCGCTGTACACGGTGGGCGGCCCGGCGGCCACGGCGTGGGCACAGGATGCATCGAACTTCCCCACGCGGCCCATCAAGATCATGCTCGGCTTCCCGCCGGGCGGTTCGACCGATTCGCCGATGCGCGTGCTGGCGGAGGACGCCTCGAAGATCCTCAAACAGCCGGTCGTGATCGAGAACAAGCCGGGCGCGGCCGGGCTGATGCCGGCACAACTGCTGCAGGGCGCGCAGCCCGACGGCTATACCGTGGGCGTGATCCCCGCCAATCTGTTCCGCCTGCCCTACACCGGCACCATCAACTGGAACCCGGCGACCGACCTGCGCTACGTGATCGGCCTGACCTCCTTCGTCTACGGCATCGTCGTGCCGGCGGCGTCGCAGATCAAGACCATGGACGACTACGTCGCCTACGCGAAGGCGCACCCCGGCGAGCTGACCTATGCCACGCCCGGCGCCTACCTGGCGCAGCACCTGGCAATGGAGCAGGTCGCACGCATCAAGAACATCAAGCTGAGCCACGTGCCCTACAAGGGCACGTCCGAATCGCTGCAGGCTGTCGTGGGGGAGCACGTGATGTCCGCGGCCGAGACCTCCGGCTGGGGCCCGTATGTGGAGAGCGGCAAGCTGCGCCTGCTGGTCACCTTCGGTGAGAAGCGCATGAGCCGCTTTCCCGATGTGCCCACCTTGAAGGAAGCCGGCATCGACATCCCGCCGCCTTCGGCCGCCTGGGGTCTCGCGGTGCCGAAGAACACGCCCCCCGCGGTGGTGAGCAAGCTGCACGACGCCTTCAAGCAGGCGATGGAGCAGCCGGGCTTCCGCAACGCGCTGGCGCAGTACTACATGGAGCCCGCCTACATGAGCTCGGCGCGCTACCAGCAGTTCGCCGCCGAGTCGACGCAGCGCGAGAAGCAGATGCTCGACGCGATCGGGTTCGTGCGCGAAAAGTAG
- a CDS encoding IclR family transcriptional regulator: MKNSPAAFEPDVLDDGRDDRHFVTALARGLDVLRCFRSGEERLGNQELAERCKLPKSTVTRLTYTLTKLGYLHHVEESGRYRLGMATLMLGGTTLARLDVKEMSRPLMQQLAIDTGTQVSLGLRDEMSMLYIENCRGHSIVTLRLDIGARIPVATTAMGRAYLAAAPENVRLALEERIQALDPIAWPRIEKGIREACSDFAQYGAVGSFGEWQKEINGIAVPFQPGGGLPLMVVNAAGPAQSMSRDTLWDEVRPRLIAMVREIEQGLGARR; this comes from the coding sequence ATGAAGAATTCGCCCGCCGCCTTCGAACCGGATGTGCTGGACGACGGCCGCGACGACCGCCACTTCGTCACCGCCCTGGCGCGCGGCCTCGATGTGCTGCGCTGCTTCAGGTCCGGTGAAGAGCGCCTGGGCAACCAGGAACTTGCCGAACGCTGCAAGCTGCCCAAGTCCACGGTGACGCGTCTGACGTACACGCTGACGAAGCTGGGCTACCTGCATCACGTCGAGGAATCGGGCCGCTATCGCCTCGGCATGGCGACGCTGATGCTCGGCGGCACCACCCTGGCGCGGCTCGACGTCAAGGAGATGAGCCGGCCGCTGATGCAGCAGCTCGCGATCGACACCGGCACGCAGGTCTCGCTCGGCCTGCGCGACGAGATGTCGATGCTCTACATCGAGAACTGCCGCGGCCATTCGATCGTGACGCTGCGGCTGGACATCGGCGCACGGATTCCGGTGGCGACCACCGCGATGGGCCGTGCCTATCTGGCAGCGGCTCCCGAGAACGTGCGGCTCGCGCTGGAAGAGCGGATCCAGGCCCTCGACCCGATCGCCTGGCCGCGCATCGAGAAAGGCATTCGCGAAGCCTGCAGCGACTTTGCCCAATACGGCGCCGTCGGCTCCTTCGGCGAATGGCAGAAGGAGATCAACGGCATCGCCGTGCCCTTCCAGCCGGGCGGCGGGCTGCCGCTCATGGTGGTCAATGCGGCAGGGCCGGCGCAAAGCATGTCGCGCGACACGCTGTGGGACGAGGTGCGGCCCCGGCTGATCGCGATGGTGCGCGAGATCGAGCAGGGACTGGGCGCGCGGCGGTGA